One window of the Mycobacterium sp. SVM_VP21 genome contains the following:
- the ripA gene encoding NlpC/P60 family peptidoglycan endopeptidase RipA: MRRIRCGSVFRLATRFAHPATVSVLSAAMVLGTPGLAAAQPGQDPDGIAALIADVADANQQLQNLGAQIAEEKEGVNKALVDLQTARDDAAAAQQEVEAGRQAIADADAAIAAAQRRFNTFAVSTYVNGPSDSYLTAANPSEMIATASAGQTLALSSQQALDHLKQARTEQLNKESAARLAKQKADQAVADAQSSQDAAVAALTDTQRKFGEQQGEIDRLAARRNEAQAKIAAARGYEQPQAGSAPAGVAGGDRWGNPAGPVAGPTVGKPAQWDGPWDPTLPMVPSADVPGDPIAVINQVLGISQTSAQVTANLGQKFLQSLGLAKPDDTGINNGKIPRVYGRQASEYVIRRGLSQRGVPYSWGGGTAAGPGRGIGSGSGTVGFDCSGLILFAFAGVGIKLPHYSGSQYKMGRQIPSALARRGDVIFYGPGGSQHVTLYLGNGLMLEAPDVGQTVKVSPVRKSGMTPYVVRYIEY, from the coding sequence ATGAGACGCATCCGCTGTGGCTCTGTTTTCCGGCTGGCGACCCGGTTCGCCCACCCTGCGACGGTGTCGGTACTCAGTGCCGCGATGGTGCTGGGCACCCCGGGGCTGGCCGCAGCACAACCCGGGCAGGACCCCGACGGCATCGCCGCGCTGATCGCCGACGTCGCCGACGCCAACCAGCAGCTACAGAACCTGGGCGCGCAGATCGCAGAGGAGAAGGAAGGGGTCAACAAGGCCCTGGTGGATCTGCAGACCGCGCGCGACGACGCGGCCGCCGCCCAACAGGAGGTGGAGGCCGGCCGGCAGGCGATCGCCGACGCCGATGCAGCGATCGCCGCCGCGCAACGACGGTTCAACACCTTCGCCGTGTCGACGTACGTCAACGGGCCCTCCGACAGCTACCTGACCGCGGCCAACCCCTCGGAGATGATCGCCACGGCGTCGGCCGGCCAGACCCTGGCGCTCTCCTCCCAACAGGCGCTGGACCACCTCAAGCAGGCCCGAACCGAGCAGTTGAACAAGGAGTCGGCCGCTCGGTTGGCCAAGCAGAAGGCCGACCAGGCCGTCGCCGACGCGCAGTCCAGTCAGGACGCCGCGGTGGCCGCGCTCACCGACACCCAGCGCAAGTTCGGCGAGCAGCAGGGCGAGATCGACCGGTTGGCCGCCCGACGCAACGAGGCACAGGCCAAAATCGCGGCGGCCCGTGGCTACGAGCAGCCCCAGGCCGGGTCAGCGCCGGCTGGCGTAGCAGGCGGTGATCGGTGGGGAAACCCCGCCGGTCCGGTGGCCGGCCCGACGGTGGGCAAGCCCGCGCAGTGGGACGGTCCTTGGGACCCGACCCTGCCGATGGTGCCCAGCGCCGACGTTCCCGGTGACCCGATCGCGGTGATCAACCAGGTGCTCGGGATCTCGCAGACCTCGGCGCAGGTGACGGCGAACCTGGGCCAGAAATTCCTGCAGTCGCTGGGGTTGGCCAAGCCCGACGACACCGGTATCAACAACGGCAAGATCCCGCGGGTTTACGGTCGGCAGGCCTCCGAATACGTGATCCGGCGGGGCCTTTCGCAGCGCGGCGTGCCCTACTCCTGGGGTGGCGGCACCGCTGCGGGGCCTGGCCGCGGTATCGGCTCCGGTTCGGGCACGGTCGGTTTCGACTGTTCCGGGCTGATCCTCTTCGCTTTCGCCGGGGTGGGCATCAAGCTGCCGCACTACTCGGGTTCGCAGTACAAGATGGGCCGCCAGATCCCTTCGGCGCTGGCGCGTCGTGGCGACGTCATCTTCTACGGACCCGGTGGCAGTCAGCACGTAACGCTCTACCTCGGCAACGGCCTGATGCTGGAGGCCCCCGACGTGGGGCAGACGGTCAAGGTGTCGCCGGTCCGCAAGAGCGGCATGACGCCTTATGTAGTCCGATACATCGAGTACTGA
- the ripB gene encoding NlpC/P60 family peptidoglycan endopeptidase RipB, which produces MQLSSLPLSRLIGSLLVAIPVMVGLAGPAEADPGWDPTLPATISAGAPGDPLAIANASLQATANATQTTMDLGRKFLSGLGFNVGDEAAGNVSPGQRVHGKQAIEYVIRRGGSQMGVPYSWGGGSLTGPSKGIDSGAGTVGFDCSGLMRYAFAGVGVLIPRFSGDQYNAGRHIPPNQARRGDLMFYGPGGGQHVTMYLGGGKMLEASGSAGKVVVSPVRTSGMTPYLTRIIEY; this is translated from the coding sequence ATGCAACTGAGTTCATTACCTCTTTCGCGCCTCATCGGGTCGCTGCTGGTCGCCATCCCGGTGATGGTGGGCCTGGCCGGACCGGCCGAGGCGGACCCAGGGTGGGACCCGACGTTGCCGGCGACGATCAGCGCCGGGGCGCCCGGTGACCCGTTGGCCATCGCCAACGCGTCGCTGCAGGCCACCGCCAACGCCACCCAGACCACGATGGACCTGGGCCGCAAGTTCTTGTCGGGCCTCGGGTTCAACGTCGGCGATGAAGCCGCCGGCAATGTGTCACCCGGCCAGCGGGTGCACGGCAAGCAGGCCATCGAGTACGTGATCCGTCGCGGCGGCTCCCAGATGGGCGTGCCCTACTCCTGGGGCGGCGGTTCGCTGACCGGTCCCAGCAAGGGCATCGACTCGGGCGCAGGCACCGTCGGTTTCGACTGCTCGGGCCTGATGCGTTACGCGTTCGCCGGCGTCGGTGTGCTGATCCCGCGGTTCTCCGGTGACCAGTACAACGCCGGTCGGCACATTCCGCCCAATCAGGCCCGCCGTGGCGACCTGATGTTCTACGGCCCCGGTGGCGGCCAGCACGTCACCATGTACCTGGGTGGCGGGAAGATGCTGGAGGCCTCGGGCAGCGCCGGCAAGGTGGTGGTCAGCCCGGTGCGGACGTCTGGGATGACGCCGTATCTGACCCGGATCATTGAGTACTGA
- a CDS encoding VWA domain-containing protein, whose product MTLPLLGPMTLTGFAHPWFFLFLFVILGLVALYILMQVARHRRILRFANMELLESVAPKSPTRWRHLSAILLISSLLLFTVAMAGPTHDVRIPRNRAVVMLVIDVSQSMRATDVAPSRLAAAQEAGKQFADELTAGINLGLIAYAGTATVLTSPTTNRDATKAAIDKLQLADRTATGEGIFTALQAIATVGAVIGGGDTPPPARIVLLSDGKETVPSNPDNPKGAFTAARTAKDQGVPVSTISFGTAYGYVEINEQRQPVPVDDDSLKKIAELSGGSAYTASSLQQLKEVYSTLQDQIGFETIRGDASTGWLRLGSFILALAGLAALLLNRRLPA is encoded by the coding sequence ATGACATTGCCGCTGCTTGGGCCGATGACGCTGACGGGCTTCGCGCACCCGTGGTTCTTTCTGTTCCTGTTCGTGATCCTGGGTCTGGTCGCGCTGTACATCCTTATGCAGGTGGCGCGGCATCGGCGGATCCTGCGGTTCGCGAACATGGAGCTGCTGGAGAGCGTGGCGCCCAAATCGCCGACGCGCTGGCGGCACCTGTCGGCGATCCTGCTGATCAGCTCGTTGCTGCTGTTCACCGTGGCGATGGCCGGCCCCACCCACGACGTCCGGATCCCGCGCAACCGCGCGGTGGTGATGCTGGTGATCGACGTCTCCCAATCGATGCGGGCCACCGACGTGGCACCGAGCCGGCTGGCGGCCGCGCAGGAAGCCGGCAAGCAGTTCGCCGACGAACTGACGGCCGGCATCAACCTGGGCCTGATTGCCTACGCCGGCACCGCGACCGTGCTGACCTCGCCGACCACCAACCGCGACGCCACCAAGGCCGCGATCGACAAGTTGCAACTGGCCGACCGCACCGCCACTGGTGAGGGCATCTTCACCGCGCTGCAGGCGATCGCCACGGTGGGTGCGGTCATCGGGGGCGGCGACACCCCGCCGCCGGCCCGTATTGTGCTGCTCTCCGACGGTAAGGAGACCGTGCCGTCCAACCCCGACAATCCCAAGGGGGCGTTCACCGCAGCGCGCACCGCCAAGGACCAGGGAGTGCCGGTCTCGACGATCTCGTTCGGCACCGCCTACGGCTACGTCGAGATCAACGAGCAGCGCCAACCGGTGCCGGTCGACGACGATTCGCTCAAGAAGATCGCCGAGCTGTCCGGCGGCAGCGCCTACACCGCCTCCAGCCTGCAGCAGCTCAAAGAGGTGTACTCCACGCTGCAGGACCAGATCGGCTTCGAGACCATTCGCGGTGACGCCAGCACCGGCTGGCTGCGGCTGGGCTCGTTCATCTTGGCGTTGGCCGGGCTGGCGGCCCTGCTGCTCAATCGGCGCCTGCCCGCTTAG
- a CDS encoding MoxR family ATPase, with protein sequence MTSSDGTPAGASGFPGSAGAETGTVGGSGLAADVHALERAIFEVKRVIVGQDQLVERILVGLLAKGHVLLEGVPGVAKTLAVETFAKVVGGNFARIQFTPDLVPTDIIGTRIYRAGREEFDTELGPVMTNFLLADEINRAPAKVQSALLEVMQERQVSIGGKRFPLPNPFLVMATQNPIEHEGVYPLPEAQRDRFLFKINVSYPSPEEEREIIYRMGVTPPEPKQILSTGDLVRLQTLAANNFVHHALVDYVVRVITATRQPEQFGMPDVKNWLSFGASPRASLGIISASRALALVRGRDYVIPQDVIEVIPDVLRHRLVLSYDALADEITPEIVINRVLQTVPLPQVNAVPQQQHSSAPGAPTAAAVAGGR encoded by the coding sequence ATGACGTCATCGGATGGGACGCCCGCGGGCGCCAGCGGTTTCCCCGGCTCGGCCGGTGCCGAGACAGGCACTGTCGGCGGTAGCGGGCTCGCCGCCGACGTACACGCGCTGGAGCGGGCCATCTTCGAGGTCAAGCGCGTCATCGTCGGTCAGGACCAGCTCGTCGAGCGCATCCTGGTCGGCCTGCTCGCCAAGGGGCACGTGCTGCTCGAAGGCGTGCCCGGTGTCGCCAAGACCCTGGCCGTGGAGACCTTCGCCAAGGTGGTGGGTGGAAACTTCGCCAGGATCCAGTTCACCCCGGACCTGGTGCCGACCGACATCATCGGTACCCGCATCTACCGGGCGGGCCGCGAGGAGTTCGACACCGAGCTCGGGCCGGTGATGACCAACTTCCTGCTGGCCGACGAGATCAACCGCGCGCCGGCCAAGGTGCAGTCGGCGCTCTTGGAGGTCATGCAGGAACGCCAGGTCTCCATCGGCGGCAAGCGGTTCCCGCTGCCCAACCCGTTCCTGGTGATGGCCACCCAGAACCCGATCGAGCACGAGGGCGTCTACCCGCTGCCCGAAGCGCAGCGCGACCGCTTCCTGTTCAAGATCAACGTCAGCTACCCCTCACCCGAGGAGGAGCGCGAGATCATCTACCGGATGGGTGTCACCCCGCCGGAGCCCAAGCAGATCCTGAGCACCGGCGACCTGGTGCGCCTGCAGACCTTGGCGGCCAACAACTTCGTGCACCACGCGCTGGTGGACTACGTGGTCCGGGTGATCACCGCGACGCGCCAGCCCGAGCAGTTCGGCATGCCGGACGTGAAGAACTGGCTGTCGTTCGGTGCGTCGCCGCGTGCCTCGCTGGGCATCATCTCCGCATCCCGGGCGCTGGCCCTGGTCCGCGGGCGCGACTACGTGATCCCGCAGGACGTCATCGAGGTCATTCCGGACGTGCTCCGGCACCGGCTGGTGCTGTCCTACGATGCACTCGCCGACGAGATCACCCCGGAGATCGTCATCAACCGGGTGCTGCAGACGGTGCCGCTGCCCCAGGTGAACGCGGTTCCCCAGCAACAGCATTCGTCGGCACCGGGTGCCCCGACCGCGGCGGCAGTGGCCGGCGGTCGGTGA
- the fabG1 gene encoding 3-oxoacyl-ACP reductase FabG1, translating into MPVTDSEAPAGKPAFVSRSVLVTGGNRGIGLAIAQRLAADGHKVAVTHRGSGAPEGLFGVVCDVTDNDAVDRAFTQVEEHQGPVEVLVANAGISKDAFLMRMTEERFEEVINANLTGAFRVTQRASRSMQRKRFGRIIYIGSVSGMWGIGNQANYAAAKAGLIGMARSISRELSKAGVTANVVAPGYIDTEMTRALDERIQQGALDFIPAKRVGTAEEVAGAVSFLASEDASYIAGAVIPVDGGMGMGH; encoded by the coding sequence ATGCCGGTGACAGACAGCGAAGCTCCCGCAGGAAAGCCCGCATTTGTATCCCGTTCGGTCCTCGTCACCGGTGGAAACCGGGGCATCGGATTGGCGATCGCGCAGCGACTGGCCGCCGACGGCCACAAGGTGGCGGTGACGCACCGCGGCTCCGGCGCGCCCGAGGGACTGTTCGGGGTGGTCTGCGACGTCACCGACAACGACGCCGTCGACCGCGCCTTCACGCAGGTCGAGGAGCACCAGGGCCCCGTCGAGGTGCTGGTGGCCAACGCCGGCATCTCCAAAGACGCGTTCCTGATGCGGATGACCGAGGAGCGCTTCGAAGAGGTCATCAACGCCAACCTCACCGGCGCTTTCCGGGTCACCCAGCGGGCGTCGCGCAGTATGCAGCGCAAGCGCTTTGGCCGGATCATCTACATCGGCTCGGTCTCAGGCATGTGGGGGATCGGCAACCAGGCCAACTACGCGGCGGCCAAGGCGGGTCTGATCGGCATGGCCCGCTCGATCTCCCGTGAACTGTCCAAGGCCGGTGTCACCGCCAACGTCGTCGCGCCCGGCTACATCGACACCGAGATGACCCGTGCCCTCGACGAGCGGATCCAACAAGGTGCGCTGGATTTCATCCCGGCCAAGCGGGTGGGTACCGCCGAGGAGGTCGCCGGTGCGGTCAGCTTCCTGGCATCCGAGGACGCCAGCTACATCGCCGGCGCGGTCATCCCCGTGGACGGCGGCATGGGCATGGGCCACTAG
- the acnA gene encoding aconitate hydratase AcnA, protein MDENAISGVEVTSTDSVNSFGARDTLTVGDTNYEIFRLDAVPGTEKLPYSLKVLAENLLRTEDGANITKDHINAIANWDPSAEPSIEIQFTPARVIMQDFTGVPCVVDLATMREAVTALGGDPNKVNPLSPAEMVIDHSVILDVFGTADAFERNVELEYQRNAERYQFLRWGQGAFDDFKVVPPGTGIVHQVNIEYLARTVMVRDGKAYPDTCVGTDSHTTMQNGLGVLGWGVGGIEAEAAMLGQPVSMLIPRVVGFKLTGEIQPGVTATDVVLTVTDMLRKHGVVGKFVEFYGKGVAEVPLANRATLGNMSPEFGSTCAIFPIDEETINYLRLTGRTDEQLALVEAYAKTQGMWHNPDREPAFSEYLELDLSTVVPSIAGPKRPQDRILLSESKIAFRKDIHNYVEEQHPAPETKLDEAIEESFPASDPVSLSFADDGAVDVQSAANGSDGRPSKPIRVKGERGEFILDHGAVAVAGITSCTNTSNPSVMIGAALLARNAVEKGLSSKPWVKTNMAPGSQVVTDYYEKAGLWPYLEKLGFYLGGYGCTTCIGNTGPLPEEISKAVNEEDLTVTAVLSGNRNFEGRISPDVKMNYLASPPLVIAYALAGTMDFDFETDSLGKDKDGNDVFLRDIWPSAQEIDDTIKSAINQDMFRKSYADVFKGDENWRNLPTPDGDTFAWDESSTYVRKAPYFDGMGMEPEPVSDIKGARVMALLGDSVTTDHISPAGPIKPGTPAADYLDAHGVARKDYNSLGSRRGNHEVMVRGTFANIRLQNRVLDTIGLEGTQGGYTRDFTQEGGPKEFIYNACMNYQKAGIPLVVLGGKEYGSGSSRDWAAKGTTLLGVKAVITESFERIHRSNLIGMGVIPLQFPAGETAKTLGLDGTETFDIVGIEELNTGKTPKTVKVTATKEDGSRTEFDAVVRIDTPGEADYYRNGGILQYVLRNMLKSSQTA, encoded by the coding sequence ATGGATGAGAACGCGATCTCGGGAGTTGAAGTGACCAGCACAGATTCGGTGAATTCGTTCGGAGCCCGCGACACCCTGACCGTGGGTGACACGAACTATGAGATCTTCCGCCTCGATGCCGTCCCCGGCACCGAGAAACTCCCCTACAGCCTCAAGGTGCTAGCCGAGAACCTGCTGCGCACCGAGGACGGCGCGAACATCACCAAAGATCACATCAACGCGATCGCCAACTGGGACCCGTCCGCCGAGCCGAGCATCGAGATCCAGTTCACCCCGGCGCGGGTGATCATGCAGGACTTCACCGGTGTGCCCTGCGTCGTCGACCTGGCCACCATGCGTGAGGCCGTCACCGCCCTGGGCGGCGACCCCAACAAGGTCAACCCGCTCTCGCCCGCCGAGATGGTCATCGACCACTCCGTGATCCTCGACGTGTTCGGCACCGCCGACGCCTTCGAGCGCAACGTCGAGCTGGAGTACCAGCGCAACGCCGAGCGCTACCAGTTCCTGCGTTGGGGCCAAGGCGCTTTCGACGACTTCAAGGTCGTCCCGCCGGGCACCGGCATCGTGCACCAGGTCAACATCGAGTACCTCGCGCGGACCGTGATGGTGCGTGACGGAAAGGCCTACCCCGACACCTGCGTCGGCACCGACAGCCACACCACCATGCAGAACGGCCTGGGCGTGCTGGGCTGGGGCGTCGGCGGTATCGAGGCCGAGGCCGCCATGCTGGGCCAGCCGGTGTCGATGCTGATCCCCCGCGTCGTCGGCTTCAAGCTGACCGGCGAGATCCAGCCGGGCGTCACCGCCACCGACGTGGTGCTCACCGTCACCGACATGCTGCGTAAGCACGGCGTGGTCGGCAAGTTCGTCGAGTTCTACGGCAAGGGCGTCGCCGAGGTGCCGCTGGCCAACCGCGCCACCCTGGGCAACATGAGCCCCGAATTCGGCTCGACGTGCGCGATCTTCCCGATCGACGAAGAGACCATCAACTACCTGCGCCTGACCGGCCGCACCGACGAGCAACTCGCGCTGGTCGAGGCCTACGCCAAGACCCAGGGCATGTGGCACAACCCGGACCGCGAGCCGGCCTTCTCCGAATACCTGGAGCTGGACCTGTCCACCGTGGTCCCGTCGATCGCTGGACCGAAGCGTCCGCAGGACCGGATCCTGTTGTCGGAGAGCAAGATCGCCTTCCGTAAGGACATCCACAACTACGTCGAAGAGCAGCACCCGGCGCCGGAGACCAAGCTCGATGAGGCCATCGAGGAGTCCTTCCCGGCTTCCGACCCGGTCTCACTGTCCTTCGCCGACGACGGTGCGGTGGATGTGCAGTCCGCCGCCAACGGCTCTGACGGCCGGCCGAGCAAGCCGATCCGCGTCAAGGGCGAGCGCGGCGAGTTCATCCTCGACCACGGCGCCGTCGCCGTCGCGGGTATCACCTCGTGCACCAACACCTCCAACCCGTCGGTGATGATCGGCGCAGCGCTGCTGGCCCGCAACGCCGTCGAGAAGGGCTTGTCGTCCAAGCCGTGGGTGAAGACCAACATGGCTCCGGGCAGTCAGGTGGTAACCGACTACTACGAGAAGGCCGGCCTGTGGCCCTACTTGGAGAAGCTCGGCTTCTACCTGGGCGGTTACGGCTGCACCACCTGTATCGGTAACACCGGGCCGCTGCCTGAGGAGATCTCCAAGGCGGTCAACGAAGAGGACCTGACCGTCACCGCGGTGCTGTCCGGTAACCGCAACTTCGAGGGCCGCATCTCCCCCGACGTCAAGATGAACTACCTGGCCTCCCCGCCGCTGGTCATCGCCTACGCGCTGGCCGGCACCATGGACTTCGACTTCGAAACCGACTCGCTGGGCAAGGACAAAGACGGCAACGACGTCTTCCTGCGCGACATCTGGCCGTCGGCCCAGGAGATCGACGACACCATCAAGTCCGCGATCAACCAGGACATGTTCCGCAAGTCCTACGCCGACGTGTTCAAGGGCGACGAGAACTGGCGCAACCTGCCGACCCCGGACGGTGACACCTTCGCGTGGGACGAGTCGTCGACCTACGTGCGCAAGGCCCCATACTTCGACGGTATGGGAATGGAGCCCGAGCCGGTCTCCGACATCAAGGGCGCTCGGGTGATGGCGCTGCTGGGCGACTCGGTCACCACCGACCACATCAGCCCGGCCGGCCCGATCAAGCCCGGCACCCCGGCGGCGGACTACCTGGATGCCCACGGTGTGGCGCGCAAGGACTACAACTCGCTGGGCAGCCGTCGCGGCAACCACGAGGTCATGGTCCGCGGCACCTTCGCCAACATCCGCCTGCAGAATCGGGTGCTGGACACCATCGGCCTGGAGGGCACCCAGGGTGGCTACACCCGGGACTTCACCCAGGAGGGGGGCCCGAAGGAGTTCATCTACAACGCCTGCATGAACTACCAGAAGGCCGGCATCCCGCTGGTCGTGCTGGGCGGCAAGGAATACGGCTCCGGCTCGTCGCGTGACTGGGCGGCCAAGGGCACCACGCTGCTGGGCGTCAAGGCCGTCATCACCGAGTCCTTCGAGCGCATCCACCGTTCGAACCTGATCGGCATGGGCGTGATCCCGCTGCAGTTCCCGGCCGGCGAGACGGCCAAGACGCTGGGCCTGGACGGCACCGAGACGTTCGACATCGTCGGTATCGAGGAGCTCAACACCGGCAAGACGCCGAAGACGGTCAAGGTCACCGCCACCAAGGAGGATGGATCTCGCACTGAGTTTGATGCGGTGGTGCGCATCGACACCCCCGGTGAGGCCGACTACTACCGCAACGGCGGCATCCTGCAGTACGTGCTGCGCAACATGCTGAAGTCGAGTCAGACCGCGTAG
- a CDS encoding DUF58 domain-containing protein, with product MLRGGIRDPKLAAALRTLELTVKRKLDGVLHGDHLGLIPGPGSEPGESRLYQPGDDVRRMDWSVTARTTHPHVRQMIADRELETWLVVDMSASMDFGTATCEKRDLAVAAASAIVYLNSGGGNRLGALVANGERVVRVPARSGRNHEQTLLRTIATIPRAPVGVRGDLAAAIDALRRPERRRGMAVIISDFLGPINWMRPLRAIAARHEVLGIEILDPRDVELPDVGDVVLQDTESGITREFTIDAKLRDDFARAAVAHRADVARALRSCGAPLLGLRTDRDWIADIVRFVESRRRGALAGMP from the coding sequence ATGCTGCGCGGCGGAATCCGCGACCCGAAGCTGGCGGCGGCGCTGCGCACGCTGGAGCTTACGGTCAAGCGCAAGCTCGACGGGGTGCTGCACGGCGATCACCTCGGCCTGATTCCCGGTCCGGGCTCCGAGCCCGGTGAGTCCCGGCTGTATCAACCGGGCGATGACGTGCGTCGGATGGACTGGTCGGTCACTGCCCGCACCACCCATCCGCACGTCCGCCAGATGATCGCCGATCGCGAGCTGGAGACCTGGCTGGTGGTCGACATGTCGGCCAGCATGGACTTCGGCACCGCTACCTGCGAGAAGCGTGACCTGGCGGTGGCGGCGGCGTCGGCGATTGTCTACCTCAACAGCGGCGGCGGCAACCGGCTGGGCGCATTGGTGGCCAACGGTGAGCGCGTGGTGCGGGTCCCGGCCCGCTCTGGGCGCAACCACGAGCAGACCCTGCTGCGTACCATCGCCACCATTCCGCGGGCGCCCGTCGGGGTGCGGGGTGACCTGGCGGCGGCCATCGACGCCCTGCGCAGGCCCGAGCGCCGGCGCGGTATGGCGGTCATCATCAGCGACTTCCTCGGACCGATCAACTGGATGCGGCCGCTGCGAGCGATCGCCGCCCGCCACGAGGTGTTGGGCATCGAGATCCTCGACCCGCGCGACGTCGAGTTGCCCGACGTGGGCGACGTGGTGCTGCAGGACACCGAATCCGGGATCACTCGCGAGTTCACCATCGATGCCAAGCTGCGCGACGATTTTGCCCGGGCCGCGGTGGCCCACCGCGCCGACGTCGCGCGTGCGTTGCGTAGCTGCGGCGCGCCGTTGCTGGGGTTGCGGACCGACCGGGACTGGATCGCCGACATCGTCCGATTCGTCGAGTCACGCCGGCGCGGCGCGCTGGCGGGGATGCCGTGA
- the inhA gene encoding NADH-dependent enoyl-ACP reductase InhA produces the protein MAGILEGKRILVTGIITDSSIAFHIAKVAQEAGAQLVCTGFDRLRLIQRIIDRLPEPAPLLELDVQNEEHLGSLAERVTEVIGAGNKLDGVVHSIGFMPQTGMGINPFFDAPYEDVAKGIHISAYSYASLAKAVLPIMNPGGGIVGMDFDPTRAMPAYNWMTVAKSALESVNRFVAREAGQVGVRSNLVAAGPIRTLAMSAIVGGALGEGAGEQIRLLEEGWDQRAPIGWDMKDPTPVAKTVCALLSDWLPATTGTVVYADGGAHTQLL, from the coding sequence ATGGCAGGCATTCTCGAAGGCAAGCGGATCCTGGTCACCGGGATCATCACCGACTCCTCGATCGCGTTCCACATCGCCAAGGTGGCGCAGGAAGCCGGCGCGCAGCTGGTGTGTACCGGCTTCGACCGGCTGCGGCTCATCCAGCGCATCATCGACCGGCTCCCGGAGCCGGCGCCGCTGCTCGAACTCGACGTGCAGAACGAGGAGCACCTGGGCTCGTTGGCCGAGCGTGTCACCGAGGTGATCGGCGCGGGCAACAAGCTCGACGGCGTGGTGCACTCCATCGGATTCATGCCGCAGACCGGCATGGGCATCAACCCGTTCTTCGACGCCCCCTACGAGGACGTCGCCAAGGGCATCCACATCTCGGCCTACTCCTATGCCTCGCTGGCCAAAGCGGTGCTGCCGATCATGAACCCCGGTGGCGGCATCGTCGGTATGGACTTCGACCCGACCCGGGCAATGCCGGCCTACAACTGGATGACGGTGGCCAAGAGCGCCCTGGAGTCGGTGAACCGATTCGTGGCGCGCGAGGCCGGACAGGTGGGTGTGCGGTCGAATCTGGTTGCGGCCGGGCCGATCCGGACCCTGGCGATGAGCGCGATCGTCGGCGGTGCGCTCGGTGAGGGCGCCGGCGAGCAGATCCGGCTGCTGGAGGAGGGCTGGGACCAGCGTGCCCCGATCGGTTGGGACATGAAGGACCCGACGCCGGTGGCCAAGACCGTCTGCGCCTTGCTCTCCGACTGGCTGCCGGCCACCACCGGCACGGTCGTCTACGCCGACGGCGGCGCGCACACCCAGTTGCTCTAA